One segment of Bacteroides caecimuris DNA contains the following:
- the truB gene encoding tRNA pseudouridine(55) synthase TruB codes for MNFKKGEVLFFNKPLGWTSFKVVGHARYHICRRIGVKKLKVGHAGTLDPLATGVMIVCTGKATKRIEEFQYHTKEYVATLRLGATTPSYDLEHEIDATYPTEHITRELVEEVLARFIGAIEQVPPAFSACMVDGKRAYELARKGEEVELKAKQLVIDEIELLECRLDDPEPMVRIRVVCSKGTYIRALARDIGEALHSGAHLTGLIRTRVGDVRLEDCLNPEHFKEWIDGQEIENEEENN; via the coding sequence ATGAATTTTAAAAAAGGAGAAGTACTGTTTTTCAATAAACCTCTTGGCTGGACTTCATTTAAGGTAGTAGGGCATGCCCGCTATCATATTTGCCGTCGGATAGGGGTGAAAAAGCTGAAAGTCGGCCATGCCGGAACGCTGGATCCTCTTGCAACGGGAGTAATGATTGTATGCACAGGCAAGGCAACGAAGAGAATAGAGGAGTTTCAATATCATACGAAGGAGTACGTCGCAACGTTGCGTTTGGGCGCTACTACCCCGTCGTACGATTTGGAGCATGAGATAGATGCCACCTACCCTACTGAGCATATCACGCGGGAACTGGTGGAAGAAGTGCTGGCGCGTTTTATCGGTGCGATAGAACAAGTGCCGCCTGCTTTTTCCGCCTGCATGGTAGATGGTAAACGTGCCTACGAACTGGCGCGGAAAGGCGAGGAAGTTGAACTAAAGGCAAAGCAGCTTGTTATCGACGAGATTGAATTGCTGGAATGTCGCTTGGACGATCCGGAACCGATGGTGCGAATCCGTGTCGTATGCAGCAAAGGGACATATATTCGTGCTTTGGCGCGTGACATTGGTGAAGCGCTCCACAGCGGTGCCCATCTGACAGGATTGATCCGCACCCGTGTAGGTGACGTCCGGTTGGAAGACTGCCTGAACCCCGAACACTTTAAAGAGTGGATTGACGGACAGGAAATAGAAAATGAGGAAGAAAATAATTAA
- the queA gene encoding tRNA preQ1(34) S-adenosylmethionine ribosyltransferase-isomerase QueA, with protein MKLSQFKFKLPEDKIALHPMKYRDESRLMVLHRKTGKIEHKMFKEVLDYFDDKDVFIFNDTKVFPARLYGNKEKTGARIEVFLLRELNEELRLWDVLVDPARKIRIGNKLYFGPDDSMVAEVIDNTTSRGRTLRFLYDGPHDEFKKALYELGETPLPHSIINRPVEPEDAERFQSIFAKNEGAVTAPTASLHFSRELMKRLEIKGIDFAYITLHAGLGNFRDIDVEDLTKHKMDSEQMFVDEMAVKTVNRAKDNGKNVCAVGTTVMRAIESAVSTDGHLKEFEGWTNKFIFPPYEFTVANAMISNFHMPLSTLLMIVAAFGGYEQVMDAYHVALKEGYRFGTYGDAMLILDK; from the coding sequence ATGAAATTATCACAATTCAAATTCAAGTTACCCGAGGATAAGATTGCTCTGCATCCTATGAAATATAGGGATGAGTCTCGTTTGATGGTACTGCATCGTAAAACAGGTAAGATTGAACACAAGATGTTCAAGGAAGTTTTGGACTACTTTGATGACAAGGATGTGTTTATATTCAATGATACGAAGGTATTCCCTGCGCGTTTGTACGGTAACAAGGAGAAGACGGGTGCTCGTATCGAAGTATTCTTGTTGCGTGAGTTGAATGAAGAACTTCGTTTGTGGGACGTATTGGTCGATCCGGCACGTAAGATCCGTATCGGTAACAAACTGTATTTCGGTCCGGACGATTCGATGGTGGCGGAAGTAATCGACAATACCACCTCGCGTGGACGTACGCTCCGTTTCCTTTACGACGGTCCTCACGATGAATTCAAGAAAGCTCTCTACGAACTGGGCGAAACTCCCCTTCCCCACTCTATCATCAACCGTCCCGTAGAACCGGAAGATGCCGAACGCTTTCAGTCTATCTTTGCGAAGAACGAAGGTGCGGTGACTGCTCCGACTGCCAGCCTGCATTTCAGCCGTGAATTGATGAAACGTTTGGAAATCAAAGGTATAGACTTTGCATATATCACTCTGCATGCCGGTTTGGGTAATTTCCGCGACATTGACGTAGAGGACTTGACAAAGCACAAAATGGACTCCGAACAGATGTTTGTAGACGAGATGGCGGTGAAAACCGTCAACCGTGCCAAAGATAACGGCAAGAATGTGTGTGCGGTAGGTACGACCGTGATGCGTGCCATCGAAAGCGCAGTCAGCACCGACGGACATCTGAAAGAATTTGAGGGATGGACTAATAAGTTTATCTTCCCGCCGTATGAATTTACCGTAGCCAATGCAATGATTTCCAACTTCCACATGCCCCTTTCCACGCTGCTGATGATTGTGGCTGCTTTCGGGGGCTATGAGCAGGTGATGGATGCTTATCATGTAGCATTGAAGGAAGGTTACCGTTTCGGCACGTATGGAGATGCCATGCTGATTTTGGACAAATAA